The Thunnus maccoyii chromosome 9, fThuMac1.1, whole genome shotgun sequence genome includes a region encoding these proteins:
- the rmi1 gene encoding recQ-mediated genome instability protein 1 codes for MTPEIQVVVRATQAWLQSSWHVQVPFAWLEACVDWLQEEAGGAGHLSQQQINQQALDQWLLTDLRDLDYPVLPEGLAQAQKTELRGTFCVQVDSLLDISQPAYGQLQKCRGTDCANDEVSAVTQTTQRPWEARPTRMLLLQVTDGVQSLEAMEYQPIPALSSALRPGVKLQLQGEMVCRLGMLLLGPTNVKILGGEVEDLVDRNNQGRVLCRTLGLPEEQQQQHDEEEAPPSHQGNQEDLMEDLELDDQDLLASLEAQEEVERAPVRPVRDSGYGTLSEISTQSSRSSSVRSVISTASSRSENSIRSYSNGLTQSSRGGSVQGQHHDNEQEESDLFDQLSSDHVIQQESTDHIMADEDFPDEDFDDLPLDELDSVIFQESTNVTAQSDSGHRSTPQNNNRMMGNSLDRTTKPLTGQFKQPTLTGSASRLGSSSSRFTSQHRDSPSSTRGASGHLAVATSKPIFPSAASEPTNDENDFMDEDMDCFLEEVETYGVQTREPDVQQGPSRDRECATNQTSGSSFKVTCKSSSRNVADTFSVKVEPAFESSHSVPQGQNRTSSSAECDRTSAKNDPQGDGTLTLTSSPFTYLCLLDELISKPHPHTLEIRVKAFIVTLSGKLSSSNGLWRVSATISDGTGYLDVELSDEVLTGLLGFSVAEKGALKRDPARRCELDAGMRRCQEELVDMCCVMTIAVEPEGRKAVVTKADPVNEKVLQELEQRVRERKK; via the exons atgacTCCTGAGATCCAGGTGGTGGTACGTGCTACCCAAGCCTGGTTGCAGTCTTCCTGGCATGTCCAGGTGCCCTTTGCCTGGTTGGAGGCCTGTGTAGATTGGCTACAGGAAGAGGCAGGAGGAGCAGGTCATCTGTCACAGCAGCAAATCAACCAACAG GCGCTGGACCAGTGGCTGTTGACAGACTTGAGGGACCTGGACTACCCTGTTCTCCCTGAAGGACTCGCTCAAGCCCAGAAGACTGAGCTCAGGGGCACTTTCTGTGTCCAG GTTGACTCATTACTGGATATCAGTCAGCCTGCGTATGGTCAGCTGCAGAAGTGCCGGGGCACGGATTGTGCCAATGACGAGGTGTCTGCTGTCACACAGACCACACAGAGGCCCTGGGAAGCCAGACCAACCCGTATGCTACTACTGCAG GTGACAGATGGAGTCCAGAGCTTGGAGGCCATGGAGTATCAGCCTATACCTGCACTGAGCTCAGCTCTTAG GCCTGGTGTGAAGCTGCAGTTGCAGGGGGAGATGGTTTGCAGACTTGGGATGCTGCTGTTGGGGCCGACTAACGTCAAGATCCTGGGTGGTGAGGTGGAAGATTTGGTGGACAGAAATAACCAG GGCCGGGTGCTGTGTCGGACGCTGGGACTTcctgaagagcagcagcagcagcacgaTGAGGAAGAGGCTCCACCATCACACCAAG GTAACCAGGAGGACCTAATGGAGGACCTGGAACTAGATGACCAGGACTTGTTGGCCAGTCTGGAGGCCCAGGAAGAAGTGGAAAGGGCTCCGGTTCGGCCTGTTCGAGACAGCGGCTATGGGACACTCAGTGAAATCTCAACTCAGTCCTCGAGAAGCTCCTCTGTCAGGAGCGTCATCTCAACTGCCTCATCCAG AAGTGAAAACTCCATCCGCTCATACAGCAATGGTTTGACCCAAAGCAGCAGAGGTGGTTCAGTCCAAGGTCAGCACCATGATAACGAACAAGAGGAGTCTGACCTTTTTGACCAATTATCGTCTGACCATGTGATTCAACAAGAGAGCACAGATCACATCATGGCAGATGAAGACTTTCCTGATGAAGATTTTGATGATCTTCCCCTGGATGAGTTGGACAGTGTGATTTTTCAGGAGAGCACAAATGTCACCGCACAGTCTGATAGTGGTCACAGAAGCACGCcacagaataacaacagaaTGATGGGAAACAGTTTGGACAGAACAACAAAACCCCTAACTGGTCAGTTTAAGCAGCCAACTTTGACTGGCTCTGCGTCACGGCTTGGCTCTAGCAGCTCCAGATTTACCTCGCAACACAGGGACAGTCCAAGCTCTACTAGAGGAGCTTCAGGACATTTAGCTGTAGCGACTTCCAAACCCATCTTTCCCTCAGCAGCTTCAGAGCCAACTAATGATGAGAATGATTTCATGGATGAAGATATGGACTGCTTTCTTGAAGAGGTGGAAACCTATGGAGTGCAAACTAGAGAGCCAGATGTTCAACAAGGACCTAgtagagacagagagtgtgCTACCAACCAAACTTCAGGCTCCAGTTTTAAAGTTACCTGCAAATCATCATCAAGAAATGTAGCAGATACATTTTCAGTTAAGGTAGAGCCTGCATTTGAAAGCTCACACAGCGTACCTCAGGGGCAAAATCGCACCTCAAGCTCTGCAGAATGTGATAGAACATCTGCAAAAAATGACCCACAGGGTGACGGCACTCTCACTCTGACCTCTTCACCGTTTACATACTTGTGTCTGCTAGATGAGCTGATCTCTAAACCGCATCCTCACACCCTGGAGATCCGTGTCAAAGCTTTCATCGTGACTCTTTCGGGGAAACTGAGCAGCAGCAACGGTCTTTGGCGGGTCAGTGCTACAATATCTGACGGAACTGGTTATCTGGACGTGGAGCTGTCGGATGAGGTTTTGACAGGCCTGCTGGGTTTCTCTGTGGCGGAGAAGGGCGCTCTGAAGCGAGACCCCGCCAGGAGATGTGAACTGGATGCTGGAATGAGGAGATGTCAGGAAGAGCTGGTGGACATGTGTTGTGTTATGACTATTGCGGTTGAACCAGAGGGGAGAAAGGCTGTGGTGACCAAGGCAGACCCTGTCAATGAGAAAGTACTCCAGGAGCTGGAGCAGAGGGTGAGAGAAcgaaaaaaataa